Below is a genomic region from Fusarium oxysporum Fo47 chromosome VIII, complete sequence.
TAAGACCCCTTGTTATTGAGATGGCCACCCGTCAAAATCCCCTGTTGGATGGAGGTTGTACAATACGTGGGTGAAATGAGGCTCGGGAAGTAATGGTGCGCGTGTAAGCCGGCAAGGCAGAAAGTGTTGAGTCTCAGGTAAGTAAGTTCAAGCAGGTTagtgattgagttgatgatTACCACGTAGACTAGACATTTTAGTGGAAAAAGGTTGAGATCTAACAGGAGGTAATGAAACTGGCGGCTTCGTTGGCAGATTATCGATTATCGATTATCTTGTTTGAGTGGGCCGATAAGTTTTTGGTTGACAGAGAGTTTAAGATGAGGACGGTGTAAGTAAGTTTTTGATGAGTGCAATGGATAGCGAAATAAGCGTAGGTCCCCAGGAATGGAAAACAAGATAAGCAAAGTAAAGCTCCTCGAGACTGTGGTCATGAGTCGCTTTCGCAATGTTTATCAGGGGCGTTATTTAAACGTCAGCGTCAGAAGTTAGTCGGCAATCGTATTCGACACAGCGGCGGCAAATGGCGATGGCGGGGGAAACGAGGGAATGCCGGGCGTTTATATGCACGACTGGACGCAGCCTGGACGCGGGGACTCGCTCTCTGGTACCTACCTGGATACAAAGTGACTTCCGCCCAAACCCCAAATCAGAGACGACGGCGTCTCAAGTTGATCCCTCCAAATCGATAGGAACCATCCAGGGGGATCCTTCCCACGCTATGCACCTACTACGTAGGTACCTTCAGTACCTGGCTACCTTATGCACGAGCTGGATATGGTACGTGCTTAGCACGTGCGCCCCACACCGTAATTCAATATCATTTGCACTTTACGAAGTACGCGTTTTATCAATGATACTGCACTTGGGGAAGATTTCCATCTACAGTCTTGTTAGTGGATAAGACGCGCTTCGTTTACAACCTTATTCactcttcttttcttcaaccCACTTGCTCATATCTCGACGCTCATAATGTAATGTTGGTTCTCTGGCTGTGAGCTAGCTATGCCCCTCAGCAGAGACTCATCACAGGCATTTCATGTTCAGCCTCAAACATAACATAAACATGGCTGACGCTATCTGCTTTACAAGTTATGCCTAATATCAGCCGCATGTTCCGCCTGCGCGCCTGTGGAGCCCATTCCTGGGCCATTCTCCAACGAATATGCTGAAATGCAGCGCTGATTCAGATCCCAGAGTGACTGGCATGGCTTGGATGCCTTGTGGCAGCCCTAGGCGCTCACTTCAGGCTCCCATCGTTGAGATGCACCCACAACATCATCAGTGACTGACCTACGGGCTGGCTTATGGACACGTCACCTCTGAACTTCAGCAGGCAGATGTATCAATCTCTACCAAGTGAGCTCCACAATTTTCTACATGCATatcctcttctgcctctgcATCCTAGTGATGATACACGTTGAGCTTTTATCCCTGAGCAGGCCTGGTGAGGACGAAACCGAGTTTTGTACTATGGTTCCTGATTCACCACCTACAGGCCTCGTCTATGAAATCTTACTTGATCTAATCTGATTCTATACTTTGTCCCCATTCAGCGTACCCCATTCAAGCATTCGTCTTCTAATCTCCTTGACAGCAGTTCGAAGTCCTTGCAGCCTCTTATCCTCTGTACTGGATAGGAATAGTGAGGCTACTGGCCACGCATGAATTCCTCCGTCGAATTTCTGCCCTTCAGCTTGAATCCCAATCTTGGCTTGTCGCTTGAGAAATTCTTCAATATCCGGCGCGAAtacttcctcttctccaaagaCGATGAAGTATCCTCGTTCGGGGCTGGCTGCTCTCCAGAGCCCCTCATCGACGCAGTTACCAGGAGAAGCCGGTTGCTGTTGGACCATGTTCTCTCCTGCGTACTCGTGTGCATATTTCCACAAGGTTCTCTTGTCCAAGAAATCACTTTTGGAGCTGTAGTGTAAGTTGGACATTAGTGTTATCCACGGCGAAATTAGGGTAGCCATACGCGGGAGAGGCAGATGAGGTGGATCCGCATCTGAGAGGCCGCCCCGGACGTTGACCTTCATGCCCTTCTTATCTTGATTGCCAGCCTGAGCGCCCAACTCGAGCAACAAGCTGAGAATCAACGAGCCACCAGCCGAATCTCCCGAAACGCAGATCTTGGATGCGTCTTGCACGACTTCAAGGACATGCTTGTAACCTTCAAGTGCCTCCAGGACTTGCCTTGGGTAAACTTGATCAGGCACCAATGTGTACTCGAGTGCAAATATTGCAGGGTTATTAAATCCAGCCTCAACAAGGAGGTGATGCCAGGCCATGAGGAATTCGAGGTAAAAGTAACTTGAGCCCATCAAGAACCCACCACCTTGTGATAATCAGCAATGTGAACACATGGTCAGTAATTGTTCCGAACATACCGTGTACATAGTAAAGGACAAAATCTGGAGGATGTTCCGGTTGATGCATAATCCAGGTGCCCTTTATTTTGATATCTCCCTGTTGCAGTTAGTCACCGCAACACAGCCATAGTGAGAAATTGAAACAAACTTTTCCTATGTTGTATTCCCTGTAGTGAACTGGAGATCTGATATAGCCATGGCGAAGCATGCGCCAGTGAATAAATGGTAACGCAACATGTTTGCCGAAGAAGACTCGTCCAACCTTGGCGGGGATATTGGCGAAGGCATAGCGCACACAACGTATCACAAGATCCTCAAACACAGTAGCTGTCTGAGTAAACGCAAGTTGGCGAGTTGAATGAGTCAGATAACGGTCAGTGATGAACTCATAAGGAAGTCGAATCACTTATGTTAAATAAGTTAGACTGGCATGATATGTAGTGAGGGATAACCAACGGAGAAACGGTAGGGCCCTGAGACCCGTGAATAGTGTCAGAAAGAATCCAGCGTGCCATATTAGTTGAGGTGCAAGAAATATGAGAAATACTCCACAGTCAACGAGGCTTATAGGACCAAGGATCATGACGAGGACGTCTTTTCTTGATGGCAGAGGCGTTTCATGAGGTGTGAAAGGGAATTACGGGTAGGTTTCCTCCCTCTAATTGAATGTCTTTGTGGCAACGATGATCGAAAGTTCCATCGGCTACAAAGTGTGATTTTATGGCTCCAATTGGTTTAGTTTGAGTAGATCGTAAAGGGTCCCTGACGCGTTGAAGAAGATAGGAGATCGATGATGGAGGGGCTGGCGTTGGTTCAGTAGTCTGGATTTGAAACTCTGGGCTGGCGCAGCTTCTTAACGGTTGATTAGAGGCCACACTCTTTACATGTGATGACCCTTATTGAGAATTATCTCTAAACAACCGCATCTACTCAACGGGAGCACTCATATAATGATAGTTTCCTCATTCATGTGAAGACGATGGCTCGTTGCTTCGTCGTCGCTGACATAAGCCTGCTGGGGCCAACTTCTCACCGCATGAGCACCACGATGGCCATTCGAGCCTGTGAGTTCAGAACTATATTTCCCTTAAATCATAACGTTTAGCGCTACATCTCCGATAACACGGGTGCCTTATAAGTAAAAAACACCCGCACCAGAACATCGATACCACTCCCCCATCTTAGCCGGCAGACGAGATCTTTCAGACTCTCCATATCCTCAACAACCTGCTACGAGATGGGCGAGAACCCTCCAGAAGAAGCGCCCTTCCCTCTGACGGCAGTCGACAGATGGGTCCTCTCGCAGACTGATGAGGAGTTTCACAAACATGACTGGGAGGAGTTAAAGGAGATTATCAGTAAGCAGCTCTAATTAAAAATCTAGTCGGCATTTCTGCTCTGTTTCAAGCCCAGTCATTGACATTGGACAGGGACGAACAACCTCTCTGTCCTGAAGCGCAAGCCCTCTGACCTTCGTCGATATATGGCATGGACTGCAGAGACCAAAGCAGAATATGGCTCCATGACGAATTATCTTCTTGTAAACCGCCTGCCTCAGGAATGGGGAAACCCGCCATTCACACCAAGATCTACCGTCCCTTTCGAGGACCCTTCAGACTACCGCATCTTGATCAATGACTGGCCTTACGGATTGGAACCGGACATCAGACACATTGTCGTATGGTTGCGCACAACCATCCCTACGGACTCCGAGACTGGTGATATGACACCCGAGAGCAGGGCTTTGGTCCAGTCATTCATCGAAAAGACATTCATCGATGCTCTGGGTCCAAACGGAAAGAGCAAAGTGCTGTGGTTCAAGAATTGGGTCGCCCTTCAAAGTGTACGCGCTTTAGAACATATTCATGTCCTAGTCCGCAATGTGGACTATGATACCCTTGAGCGCTGGACTGGAGAAGGTCCGAAACAGAAACCTTAGACAGCCAATAGACTTAGAATCCCAGGAGAGATCTAATGCCCTCAATAAAAGTTGGGAAATTTAAGCAGCCCGACGTGCTCTGCGATTTCCTTGGGGAGCTGCACCAGCACCATCGCCCGCTCCTTGGAACGCAGCCATCTTCTGCTTTCCCATGCCAAGTAGCCCACTTCCCAGGTACACGCCATATGCCGGAAGGATAAGCCACAGAAACCAAGCTTTATTTCCGAAGATAATGACGAAGATTACTGCAGCCCAGGTAACCCAGATGACGTCGAACATGTACTCGGTCAAGCCAGGAGAGGACAGATCCTCACCAGCGGTACGCAGGGCGCGGGTAGTTGGGTCGTACTTCGGTCGACCGGAAGCCTCGAGAATGTACTCGCAGATGACGGCAGGCGCAGAAAGGAGAACGTAAAGCCAGATAGAGCGAGCACGGAACAGGAAGTGggaaaggaggaagagggcgTTGACGATAAGAGAACCGATGTGCAGGTTGTTAAGTGCCGCCGCGTTGGACTTGGCGCGGTCCTTTTTCGCTTTCTGAGCCATTGTATATGAGTACTAGCGAATACGCTCAGGTCGATACAAATCTAGCTGCACAGTGGTGATAGCTGAGAGCACGCGGTTGTCAGGTTGATCAAGCTGAAGTGTTCACTCAAGAAGTGAGAAGTGGAatgacgatgctgatgaCAGGGGAGAACTTGCAAGTCCACCGATCTGATTGGTACCTCCACTTGCCGGGGTAATAAAACTTCTTGACGTTAAAACCTGGATGCCAAAATTAACTGATCTAAAGGCCtactaagatatactaaatttacctaagtaTTTTCATCACTTGGGATAGAAGTCCTCAGTTTTCTTACCTCCTCTAGCCGTCATGGGTTGATGAGGTTGCTCGATTACAGCTTACAAGACTATGGaatgagaaggttgagggaCTGGATATACTTTATCAGGCACTGAGAACAGAATTCGAGGACTGGTGCATGGACTTTCCGAATTCGCGTCCCGAGATCTTCTGTTTGATCAAGCTTTTGGTGCATTTTAGCTTTAGCTGCTCGGTcgcttgaagctcttcaatcTCGTGTACCTACATAGGTGCAGGCTCGTCACGTGCCGTGAGGTGGGGGATTGGCGATAAGCGATAAGCGCACAACTTTTTGATAATTGGGGCTTAATTGTCAACTAAACGCTTCTACAACAAAAGGAATCAATCTCTCATCCCTCCCAGGCCGTCATCACGTTACCGTTGCAGTCACTTTTGCCGAGTCTTGACAGCCATTCACAATGTCTCACCAGAAGAACGAGAAGGACGTCGGTGACGCTCCCGTACGTCGATATCACCGCGAAGTTGAACCTCTGGCACGATGCTAACGCCCCCAACAGAAGAGCCACCGTATCCGAATCACCCTGACCAGCCGAAAGGTTCAGTCTCTCGAGAAGGTCAGCGCTGAGCTCATTGAGCGTGCTCGCAGCAAGGGCCTCACCATCAAGGGCCCCGTCCGTCTGCccaccaagaacctcaagatcACCACCCGCAAGACCCCTTGTGGTGAGGGTTCCAAGACCTGGGATTCCTACGAGCTCCGCGTCCACAAGCGCCTTATCGACCTCCACGCCCCCACCGAGGTTGTCAAGTccgtcatcgtcaacagTAAGGGATCCCGCCGTCTGAAAAGATCTGGGCAGAGTCTAACCGTGTTACAGTCGAGGCCggtgtcgaggttgaggtcACCATCGCTGCTTAAACGTGGTCACTGACCTAGTCAGTGGTCGATGTGCTCGGCTTCGTCCTGACATTGTGAAGGAAGGGAATGATGGGAACATCAAGATCTTGCTCACAGCAAGAGTGGTGGATATAGGATACTCAGTTATGATTAATGAATCTCTGGGAACCTCGTGTTCTACCATTCAAAACCATGAAGACCATGATATTGTTGTGTTGTCTGACATGGTGACTTTGACTCGGCATGTTTTGCGAACAGTATTCAACTCGCTCTTAACCAGGAGCTGTGGACTAAGTAAAGCA
It encodes:
- a CDS encoding Alpha/Beta hydrolase protein; translation: MILGPISLVDCGVFLIFLAPQLIWHAGFFLTLFTGLRALPFLLIRLPYEFITDRYLTHSTRQLAFTQTATVFEDLVIRCVRYAFANIPAKVGRVFFGKHVALPFIHWRMLRHGYIRSPVHYREYNIGKGDIKIKGTWIMHQPEHPPDFVLYYVHGGGFLMGSSYFYLEFLMAWHHLLVEAGFNNPAIFALEYTLVPDQVYPRQVLEALEGYKHVLEVVQDASKICVSGDSAGGSLILSLLLELGAQAGNQDKKGMKVNVRGGLSDADPPHLPLPRMATLISPWITLMSNLHYSSKSDFLDKRTLWKYAHEYAGENMVQQQPASPGNCVDEGLWRAASPERGYFIVFGEEEVFAPDIEEFLKRQAKIGIQAEGQKFDGGIHAWPVASLFLSSTEDKRLQGLRTAVKEIRRRMLEWGTLNGDKV
- a CDS encoding uncharacterized protein (of unknown function-domain containing protein), whose translation is MGENPPEEAPFPLTAVDRWVLSQTDEEFHKHDWEELKEIIRTNNLSVLKRKPSDLRRYMAWTAETKAEYGSMTNYLLVNRLPQEWGNPPFTPRSTVPFEDPSDYRILINDWPYGLEPDIRHIVVWLRTTIPTDSETGDMTPESRALVQSFIEKTFIDALGPNGKSKVLWFKNWVALQSVRALEHIHVLVRNVDYDTLERWTGEGPKQKP
- a CDS encoding uncharacterized protein (of unknown function-domain containing protein), with the protein product MAQKAKKDRAKSNAAALNNLHIGSLIVNALFLLSHFLFRARSIWLYVLLSAPAVICEYILEASGRPKYDPTTRALRTAGEDLSSPGLTEYMFDVIWVTWAAVIFVIIFGNKAWFLWLILPAYGVYLGSGLLGMGKQKMAAFQGAGDGAGAAPQGNRRARRAA
- a CDS encoding ribosomal protein S10 domain-containing protein, translated to MSHQKNEKDVGDAPKSHRIRITLTSRKVQSLEKVSAELIERARSKGLTIKGPVRLPTKNLKITTRKTPCGEGSKTWDSYELRVHKRLIDLHAPTEVVKSVIVNIEAGVEVEVTIAA